A region of Triplophysa rosa linkage group LG16, Trosa_1v2, whole genome shotgun sequence DNA encodes the following proteins:
- the LOC130566673 gene encoding adhesion G protein-coupled receptor B1-like, with the protein MEWRFVSLALLACMCVAFTPGTSTPSGPASATCATLEQSRFFGVFSSKTALPSAPCSWTLQNPDPRRYTVYMKITKPTESCTPRQIRTFQFDSFLETSRTYLGMESFDEVVRLCDASSAVAYLESSKQFLQLRKVMPRLGIEPVEVDEGNDEGSQFSAEFLVVGKRNPSMPACEMLCQWLEDCLATSTHGNPCGIMATPCQCWEPPKRKAGGCYRGGVYMEKCSPTARDNNRDAEIMRGWSGWGRWSECSNECGGGVQVRSRACQPEDGVCEGVVEEGRSCNPQPCIGKVRQRSQALRSIIGQRRDADGTIMANQAPHKEEAQQDEWSPWSVCSISCGEGWQTRTRTCMVSTQSTQCTGPLRENRPCNNTAVCPVNGSWDEWAPWSLCSSTCGRGYRDRVRTCKQPRHGGAPCRGPTKQTKFCNIAVCPVDGSWNDWSAWTPCSSSCSNGTMQRTRECNGPSYGGSECRGEWLETSNCFIRECPVDGRWLSWSSWASCSKSCGGGHQLRQRVCEGPFSGGEPCNGDKTELRSCNEKRCPEAHEICGEESYSSVVWKKTPAGDTATVPCPSDAAGLILRKCTLDAVGLAFWENPTHIKCISKEFQDIQTLTRDHVTQSQRGRFVDGVSEVLSKLRMASTDSMKYSGDLLAVMEVLRNSTEIFKGSGHSLSNADVENYAHTISYLLQETHRDKWEEAQLMGANIREFFSLIENFIDMIGLQMRDFQDIYEVTENLELSIQKRPRAMTSDVTFPMKGWRGMIDWVRNSEEKITVSRSALSLDVPDAEQSTGFVTGIVLYRNLAPILSFQSNNTLLNSKVVTVTVKPNPGFLSAPVEIEFPHLHNGTVNETCIAWDESDSASPLGSWSARGCRSVTRDSSTTCVCDGLSTFALIARPNPDSNMDKSLLPSVTMIVGCGVSSLTLLLLIIIYVSVWKYIRSERSVILINFCLSIICSNALILISQTQARNKVMCTLVAAFLHFFFLSSFCWVLTEAWQSYMAVTGRLRNRIIRKRFLCLGWGLPALVVAVSVGFTKAKGYGTVNYCWLSLEGGLLYSFVGPAAAVVLVNMVIGILVFNKLVSKDGITDVKLKERAGASLWSSCVVLPLLALTWMSAVLAITDRRSALFQILFTVFDSLEGFVIVMVHCILRREVQEAVKCRVVDRKDDGNGDSGSSLQNGHTQLMSDFEKDADSNRPGGMKSSSEEKMPPPQLPLPLGPNFHTLPSIPSGKSHVLPVPEYSSHTLTLRREKGRGVDPSCGKPVYVCDSELFKQLDADLARVQAESICPDGSGYVLLPNTTSTLRSKPKDDSSGSSKYNMSTELPQARLMQLSGTFAEPQAAYAVKTLPADRISMSYSERDSPIQNIHNISSESHVTSSLGDTFDSMNSMMSKSETISTLSMSSLEVSEGRQKSRYAELDFEKIMHTRKRHQNMFQDLNRKMHHAEKDRESPASDSKSVRWSVSSAGSDKTNHSDKQQGPMDRSWETMSRSQVSPPGWVRKDMEPLQASPPDLQGVEWEKAGAAIPLVGQEIIDLQTEV; encoded by the exons ATGGAGTGGCGGTTCGTCTCGTTGGCGTTGTtggcgtgcatgtgtgtggcgTTCACTCCCGGTACCTCTACTCCCTCCGGGCCGGCCTCTGCCACCTGTGCCACCCTGGAGCAGAGCCGCTTCTTCGGCGTGTTCTCCTCTAAGACCGCCCTGCCGTCAGCTCCCTGCTCCTGGACCCTGCAGAACCCCGATCCTCGCAGATACACCGTCTACATGAAAATCACCAAGCCCACCGAGTCCTGCACCCCACGCCAGATCCGAACCTTCCAGTTCGACTCCTTCCTGGAGACCTCACGCACGTACCTGGGCATGGAGAGCTTCGACGAGGTGGTACGACTGTGTGACGCTTCCTCTGCGGTGGCCTACCTGGAGTCCAGCAAACAGTTCCTGCAGCTGCGGAAGGTGATGCCACGTCTCGGTATTGAGCCCGTGGAGGTGGACGAGGGAAACGACGAAGGTAGCCAATTCAGTGCTGAGTTTCTGGTTGTGGGGAAGAGGAACCCAAGCATGCCAGCCTGCGAGATGCTGTGTCAGTGGTTGGAAGATTGCCTGGCCACCAGTACCCATGGAAACCCCTGTGGTATCATGGCAACGCCCTGCCAGTGCTGGGAGCCACCCAAAAGGAAGGCAGGTGGCTGCTATAGGGGCGGAGTCTACATGGAGAAGTGCTCGCCCACCGCTAGAGACAACAACCGGGATGCTGAGATCATGA GGGGCTGGAGCGGATGGGGCCGCTGGTCCGAGTGCAGTAATGAATGTGGCGGTGGAGTCCAGGTTCGCAGCCGTGCGTGTCAACCCGAGGATGGGGTTTGCGAGGGGGTGGTAGAAGAGGGCCGGTCCTGCAACCCTCAGCCCTGCATTG GTAAAGTTCGACAGAGAAGTCAAGCCCTGCGATCCATCATCGGCCAACGGCGAGACGCTGATGGCACCATCATGGCAAACCAGGCCCCTCACAAAG aagaagCTCAGCAGGACGAGTGGTCTCCGTGGAGTGTGTGTTCTATAAGCTGTGGAGAAGGCTGGCAAACTCGCACTCGCACCTGCATGGTGTCCACTCAAAGCACACAATGCACCGGCCCTTTGAGAGAGAATCGACCCTGCAACAACACTGCTGTCTGCCCAG TGAACGGCTCGTGGGACGAATGGGCCCCGTGGAGTTTGTGCTCATCCACATGCGGTCGTGGATATCGCGATCGTGTCCGCACCTGCAAGCAGCCTCGGCACGGCGGAGCTCCCTGCCGCGGGCCCACCAAACAGACCAAGTTTTGCAACATCGCTGTCTGCCCAG TTGATGGTTCCTGGAACGATTGGTCCGCCTGGACGCCCTGCTCATCTTCTTGCTCTAACGGAACAATGCAGAGAACCCGAGAGTGTAACGGCCCGTCATACGGAGGCTCGGAGTGCAGAGGAGAATGGCTTGAGACTAGCAACTGCTTTATCCGAGAGTGCCCTG TGGACGGGAGGTGGCTGTCGTGGAGCTCGTGGGCCAGTTGCAGTAAGAGCTGTGGTGGAGGTCACCAGCTCAGACAGAGAGTTTGTGAGGGGCCATTTTCTGGTGGAGAGCCGTGCAACGGTGACAAAACTGAACTGCGAAGCTGCAACGAGAAGCGGTGTCCAG AAGCTCACGAGATCTGCGGAGAGGAGAGCTACAGCAGTGTGGTGTGGAAAAAGACCCCCGCTGGCGACACTGCGACCGTGCCCTGCCCATCTGATGCCGCAG GCCTGATTCTGCGTAAATGCACGCTGGACGCTGTGGGTCTGGCCTTCTGGGAAAATCCAACTCACATTAAATGCATTTCCAAAGAATTCCAGGACATCCAGACGCTG ACACGCGATCACGTGACTCAGTCTCAGCGTGGTCGGTTTGTGGATGGCGTGTCAGAGGTTCTGTCCAAACTGAGAATGGCCTCAACTGACAGTATGAAGTACAGCGGAGATCTGCTGGCTGTGATGGAGGTCTTGAGGAACAGCACAGAGATCTTCAAGGGGTCCGGACACAGTCTGAGCAATGCTGATGTGGAG AACTATGCCCACACCATCAGTTACTTACTGCAGgagacacacagagacaaaTGGGAGGAAGCACAGCTG ATGGGTGCAAACATCAGAGAGTTCTTCAGTCTGATTGAGAACTTCATTGACATGATCGGACTTCAGATGAGAGATTTTCAGGATATCTATGAGGTCACCGAGAATCTGG AGCTCAGCATCCAGAAGCGTCCCCGAGCAATGACCTCTGACGTGACCTTTCCCATGAAGGGCTGGCGCGGGATGATCGATTGGGTCCGTAATTCAGAAGAGAAGATCACTGTATCCCGCAGCGCCCTGAGTCTGGACGTGCCag aTGCTGAGCAGAGCACTGGTTTTGTGACTGGTATCGTTCTCTACAGAAATCTGGCTCCAATTCTATCCTTTCAgag TAACAACACGCTACTGAACTCAAAGGTCGTCACGGTAACAGTGAAGCCTAACCCTGGATTCTTGTCAGCTCCAGTCGAAATTgagtttcctcatctgcacaat GGCACTGTTAATGAGACCTGCATCGCCTGGGACGAGAGTGACAG CGCGTCCCCGCTCGGCTCCTGGTCCGCGCGCGGCTGCAGATCGGTAACGCGCGACTCCAGCACCACATGCGTGTGTGACGGACTGTCCACATTCGCCCTGATCGCGCGACCGAACCCCGATTCG AACATGGATAAGTCTCTGTTGCCATCGGTTACGATGATCGTAGGATGTGGGGTGTCATCGCTCAcgctcctcctcctcatcatcatctatGTCTCAGTGTGGAA GTACATCCGATCCGAGCGCTCCGTAATCCTCATCAACTTCTGTCTGTCAATCATCTGCTCTAATGCCCTAATTCTGATTAGTCAGACGCAAGCACGCAACAAG GTGATGTGCACGTTAGTGGCAGCGTTCCTGCATTTCTTCTTCTTGTCTTCGTTCTGCTGGGTCCTGACGGAGGCGTGGCAGTCATACATGGCCGTCACAGGCCGCCTGCGGAATCGCATCATCCGCAAGCGCTTCCTGTGTCTTGGCTGGg GTCTGCCCGCTTTAGTCGTCGCTGTTTCTGTGGGTTTCACCAAAGCTAAAGGTTACGGCACCGTCAACTA CTGCTGGCTGTCTCTTGAGGGTGGGCTCTTGTACTCATTTGTGGGTCCGGCCGCTGCTGTTGTACTG gtgaACATGGTGATTGGTATTCTGGTTTTCAACAAACTTGTGTCCAAGGACGGCATCACAGATGTGAAGCTGAAGGAGCGAGCTGG ggcGTCGCTGTGGAGCTCATGTGTGGTTCTGCCTCTTCTCGCTCTCACATGGATGTCAGCCGTGTTGGCCATCACAGACCGGAGATCCGCTCTCTTCCAGATTCTCTTCACTGTGTTTGATTCTTTGGAGGGTTTCGTTATTGTCATGGTGCACTGCATCCTGCGTCGAGAG GTCCAGGAGGCGGTGAAGTGTCGCGTGGTGGACCGCAAAGACGACGGCAACGGCGATTCCGGCAGCTCGCTACAGAACGGCCACACACAGCTCATG TCTGATTTTGAGAAGGATGCTGACTCAAACCGGCCAG GTGGTATGAAGAGCTCCTCAGAGGAGAAGATGCCCCCTCCTCAGCTTCCTCTGCCCCTCGGTCCAAACTTCCACACACTTCCTTCCATCCCCAGTGGCAAGAGCCATGTTCTTCCCGTCCCCGAATACTCCAGCCACACGCTCACCCTGCGCAGGGAGAAGGGGCGCGGCGTCGACCCGTCCTGCGGCAAACCCGTGTACGTGTGCGACAGCGAGCTCTTTAAGCAGCTGGACGCGGATCTGGCCCGGGTGCAGGCCGAGAGCATCTGTCCGGACGGCAGTGGTTACGTGCTTCTGCCGAACACCACCTCCACCCTGCGCTCCAAACCCAAAGACGACTCCAGCGGCTCCAGTAAGTACAACATGAGCACCGAGCTGCCGCAGGCCCGCCTCATGCAGCTGAGCGGAACCTTTGCCGAACCCCAGGCCGCCTACGCCGTCAAAACGCTGCCCGCAGACCGCATCAGCATGTCCTACTCGGAGCGCGACTCGCCCATTCAGAACATACACAACATCTCcagcgagagtcacgtgacCAGCAGTCTGGGCGACACCTTTGACTCCATGAACTCCATGATGTCCAAGAGCGAAACCATCTCCACGTTGTCCATGAGCTCTCTGGAGGTCAGCGAGGGG AGACAGAAGTCCCGCTACGCAGAACTGGACTTTGAG AAGATCATGCACACAAGAAAACGCCATCAGAACATGTTCCAGGACCTCAACAGGAAGATGCATCACgctgagaaagacagagagtcgcccGCCTCCGACAGTAAG TCCGTAAGATGGAGCGTTTCCTCAGCGGGAAGTGACAAGACAAACCACAGC GATAAGCAGCAGGGTCCAATGGATCGATCGTGGGAGACCATGAGCAGGTCACAGGTGTCCCCTCCCGGCTGGGTCAGGAAAGACATGGAGCCCCTGCAGGCGTCTCCTCCAGACCTCCAGGGTGTGGAGTGGGAAAAGGCCGGAGCCGCCATCCCCCTCGTGGGCCAAGAAATCATCGACCTGCAGACGGAGGTGTGA